One window from the genome of Oryza glaberrima chromosome 3, OglaRS2, whole genome shotgun sequence encodes:
- the LOC127767339 gene encoding probable serine/threonine-protein kinase At1g01540: MAAQRRLLAEAPPHQPHPSRHQQGAPSSVWSAGYLNGWLSQRTAVFGLRLWVLIGIAVGAAIVLVLVLVFVCLSRRRRRRDDLASNLYPADTKILKQHLQQPTPPKDIQEIVRRQQRQQQTPTPTPPQPPPPAAQHGVQLAKAETPPPPQRTQPPVLPAGSTRSTAASGMSATTSGGSERDGATPRSTASGSAGPEVSHLGWGHWFTLRELEEATDGLAEENVIGEGGYGIVYKGTLQNSAMVAVKNLLNNRGQAEKEFKVEVEAIGRVRHKNLVRLLGYCVEGAYRMLVYEYVDNGNLDQWLHGDVGEVSPLTWEVRMNIILGTAKGLAYLHEGLEPKVVHRDIKSSNILLDQQWNAKVSDFGLAKLLCSERSYVTTRVMGTFGYVAPEYASTGMLNERSDVYSFGVLIMEIITGRSPVDYTRAPGEVNLVEWLKTMVAERKAEEVVDPKLPEKPSPKALKRALLVALRCVDPDGHKRPKMGHVIHMLEMDDLLCRDDKKPGRDAPQTSDRHSSRDGGNFSKRENQRYR, translated from the exons atggcggctcaGAGGAGGCTGCTCGCCGAGGCGCCTCCGCACCAGCCGCACCCCTCGCGGCACCAGCAGGGCGCGCCGTCGTCGGTGTGGAGCGCCGGGTACCTCAACGGGTGGCTGTCGCAGCGCACGGCGGTGTTCGGGCTCCGCCTCTGGGTGCTCATCGgcatcgccgtcggcgccgccatcgtGCTCGTCCTGGTCCTCGTCTTCGTCTgcctctcccgccggcgccggcgccgcgatgACCTCGCATCCAATCTGTACCCGGCCGACACCAAGATTCTCAAGCAGCATCTCCAGCAGCCCACGCCGCCGAAGGACATACAGGAGATCGTtcgccggcagcagcggcagcagcagacgccgacgccgacaccgccgcagccgcctccaccggcggcgCAACATGGGGTGCAGCTCGCCAAAGCAgagactccgccgccgccgcagcggacGCAGCCGCCGGTGCTACCGGCGGGATCCACGCGGTCGACGGCGGCCAGCGGCATGTCGGCCACGACGAGCGGCGGGAGCGAGCGGGACGGCGCCACGCCGAGGAGCACGGCGAGCGGCTCGGCTGGGCCGGAGGTGTCGCACCTCGGGTGGGGCCATTGGTTCACTCTCCGGGAGCTCGAGGAGGCAACCGACGGGCTCGCGGAGGAGAATGTGATCGGGGAAGGCGGCTACGGGATTGTTTACAAGGGCACGCTGCAGAATTCCGCCATGGTCGCCGTCAAGAATCTACTCAATAATAG GGGCCAGGCTGAGAAGGAGTTCAAGGTGGAGGTTGAAGCGATCGGGCGTGTTCGGCATAAGAATCTCGTTAGATTGCTCGGCTACTGTGTAGAGGGCGCTTATAG GATGCTCGTGTATGAGTATGTAGACAACGGCAATCTTGATCAATGGCTTCATGGTGATGTAGGGGAAGTGAGCCCACTAACTTGGGAAGTCAGGATGAACATAATTCTTGGAACTGCTAAAGG GCTGGCCTATCTTCATGAGGGGCTGGAACCGAAGGTTGTCCATCGTGACATCAAATCTAGCAATATCCTTCTTGACCAGCAATGGAATGCTAAAGTGTCAGATTTTGGTCTTGCGAAGCTATTGTGCTCAGAGAGAAGTTATGTTACTACCCGTGTTATGGGAACCTTTGG TTACGTGGCACCTGAATACGCCAGCACGGGGATGTTAAATGAGAGGAGCGATGTTTATAGCTTTGGAGTACTTATAATGGAGATTATAACGGGTAGATCACCAGTAGATTACACCAGGGCACCTGGAGAG GTGAACTTGGTTGAATGGCTGAAGACCATGGTTGCTGAGAGGAAAGCAGAGGAGGTAGTAGACCCCAAGCTGCCCGAGAAGCCTTCTCCCAAAGCACTGAAACGGGCACTTCTGGTCGCCCTTCGCTGCGTCGATCCTGATGGCCACAAGAGGCCTAAAATGGGACATGTAATTCACATGCTCGAAATGGATGACCTACTATGCCGCGAT GATAAGAAACCCGGAAGAGATGCGCCTCAGACATCGGACAGACACAGCTCAAGGGATGGCGGGAACTTCAGCAAGCGTGAGAACCAACGGTACAGATGA
- the LOC127765307 gene encoding DET1- and DDB1-associated protein 1 isoform X3, with translation MESSLGGWPSYNPQNFSQNVVPATYIATHRTDPPPGQVITTDPKNILLRHFYQKSEEKLRPKRAAPDNLTPQNNGKQPRGPLSDGGGSQATASGRS, from the exons atggagagcTCCCTGGGCGGCTGGCCGTCCTACAACCCGCAAAACTTCAGCCAG AATGTCGTACCAGCCACTTACATTGCAACACACAGGACGGATCCACCTCCCGGTCAAG TGATAACAACAGACCCCAAGAACATCCTGTTGAGGCATTTTTATCAAAAATCCGAGGAAAAG TTGAGGCCAAAGAGAGCTGCACCAGACAACCTGACCCCACAGAACAACGGCAAACAACCAAGAGGCCCTCTCTCTGATGGTGGTGGTAGCCAGGCAACTGCAAGTGGTAGAAGCTAA
- the LOC127765307 gene encoding DET1- and DDB1-associated protein 1 isoform X2 codes for MESSLGGWPSYNPQNFSQVVPADPSAQPLNVVPATYIATHRTDPPPGQVITTDPKNILLRHFYQKSEEKLRPKRAAPDNLTPQNNGKQPRGPLSDGGGSQATASGRS; via the exons atggagagcTCCCTGGGCGGCTGGCCGTCCTACAACCCGCAAAACTTCAGCCAGGTCGTCCCCGCCGACCCCTCCGCGCAGCCCTTG AATGTCGTACCAGCCACTTACATTGCAACACACAGGACGGATCCACCTCCCGGTCAAG TGATAACAACAGACCCCAAGAACATCCTGTTGAGGCATTTTTATCAAAAATCCGAGGAAAAG TTGAGGCCAAAGAGAGCTGCACCAGACAACCTGACCCCACAGAACAACGGCAAACAACCAAGAGGCCCTCTCTCTGATGGTGGTGGTAGCCAGGCAACTGCAAGTGGTAGAAGCTAA
- the LOC127765307 gene encoding uncharacterized protein LOC127765307 isoform X1 gives MESSLGGWPSYNPQNFSQVVPADPSAQPLVECRTSHLHCNTQDGSTSRSSLIFWQARPNHQTSWLLSGLSTELSPDFSDNNRPQEHPVEAFLSKIRGKVEAKESCTRQPDPTEQRQTTKRPSL, from the exons atggagagcTCCCTGGGCGGCTGGCCGTCCTACAACCCGCAAAACTTCAGCCAGGTCGTCCCCGCCGACCCCTCCGCGCAGCCCTTGGTCG AATGTCGTACCAGCCACTTACATTGCAACACACAGGACGGATCCACCTCCCGGTCAAG CCTAATCTTTTGGCAGGCCAGGCCGAACCACCAAACATCCTGGTTGCTTTCAGGCCTGTCCACTGAACTATCTCCAGATTTCAG TGATAACAACAGACCCCAAGAACATCCTGTTGAGGCATTTTTATCAAAAATCCGAGGAAAAG TTGAGGCCAAAGAGAGCTGCACCAGACAACCTGACCCCACAGAACAACGGCAAACAACCAAGAGGCCCTCTCTCTGA